One window of Nymphaea colorata isolate Beijing-Zhang1983 chromosome 1, ASM883128v2, whole genome shotgun sequence genomic DNA carries:
- the LOC116252971 gene encoding uncharacterized protein LOC116252971 isoform X3 gives MLVACRNPSGKTYYQILSVNDDASYDEIRTSYRSSLLIFHPDKIHGKCGIGDDEVHEDFVKIQKAWEVLSDSKLRARYDHELECARHASEIAEDVDLEEMTAEDIDERTEFFYPCRCGDCFSVTSEELQEMGLLSDVGKEEGKLLEDIKADRASVLLHCGSCSLKIKLMVRLCP, from the coding sequence ATGCTGGTTGCATGCAGAAATCCCTCAGGAAAGACCTATTACCAAATTCTTTCAGTGAACGATGATGCAAGTTATGATGAAATAAGAACTAGCTATAGATCTTCGCTTCTGATTTTTCATCCAGATAAAATACATGGGAAATGTGGAATCGGTGATGATGAAGTACATGAAGATTTTGTCAAAATACAGAAGGCATGGGAAGTCCTCAGTGATTCTAAATTACGTGCCCGTTATGACCATGAGCTGGAATGTGCTAGGCATGCTTCTGAGATTGCAGAAGATGTTGATTTGGAAGAAATGACGGCTGAAGATATTGATGAAAGAACAGAATTCTTTTATCCCTGCAGATGTGGAGATTGCTTTTCAGTAACATCTGAAGAACTTCAGGAAATGGGTCTTCTTTCTGACgtggggaaggaggaaggaaagCTGTTGGAGGATATCAAAGCAGACAGAGCTTCAGTTCTTCTTCATTGCGGCTCATGTTCtctgaaaatcaaactgatggTCCGGTTGTGCCCATAA